Below is a window of Cytophaga hutchinsonii ATCC 33406 DNA.
CCGTTATCCGGACTGGATTGCCATTGGTATGTATAGGGTGTTTTACCTCCGGTTGGAAGGCTTATGCTTGTTAGAGTTGCAGGAGCTGTACCTGTACAGATGGTCTGTGCGGTGCCAATACTCCCAACAACAAGATCGGGAGAAACGGTTATATGGATCGCTGCGGTATAGGCTATATTACAGGTAGCAACGGTACCGGAAGTAACCTTTCTTCTGTAATATTTATCTGCTGTAAGCAGGGTCGCGTCTGTAAATGCTGCATTGGTTGCTCCGGCAATATCTGTATAGACGCCTGCAGCTGTTGTGCTGGTCTGCCACTGATACGCATAGCTAGTACCGTTGCCGCCGCTGGCAGCTGCTGTGCTTGTGAATGCTGCCGGTGCTGTATTGTAACAGATGGTCTGATCGGCTGTTACAGTACCCGGAACTAAAGCCGGCTGAACCGTGACAGTGATAACATTGGTGTTGACTGTTGTACAGGTGCCTGAGGCATCTACTCTTCTGTAATACGTGGTTGCTGTTAAGCCCGATGGAACATCGTAGGTGGCTCCTGTTGCTGAGGCTATATTGGTATATGTACCTGCAAGGGCTGAAGCGCTCTGCCACTGGTAAGTATACGTGCCTGTGCCTCCTGTCGGGGTCGCCGTTACCGTAAAGGCTGCCGGATCCCCGCCTGAACAGATCGTCTGGTCGGCCGCAACTATGCCCGCAACAATGGCTGGGTTAACCGTGATACGGACAGCGGCTGTGGTGACCTGCGGACAGGCCCCGGAAGTAACTTTACGGCGGTAGTCAACCGTCATGGCTGTTGTCCCTGCATTGGTTAATACGCCTTCATCAAAAGTAGCTGTAGTAACTGCAGGTGTAATATCGGCATACGCTGCTCCGTTGATCGATTTTTCCCATACATACGAATATGTTGTCCCGTTGCCGCCGGTAGCTGCTACGCTGGTAAAGGCTACCGGGTCGCCGCCCGTACAGATCGTCTGCGCTGCGGCTATGGAACCCGCAACTGTTGTCGGGTTTATAACAAGGGTTAGCGTATCGTCTCTGAAACATGTTGGATTTCCTGCTGTGCCGTCTTCAACACGCAAAATATATTTACCTGCATCCGTCAACGCACCGGTTATACCTGTATAATCAGGTACTGCTGTTGCTGTATTGATTGCTGGCGTTATTGCGCCGGATGTCAGCACCGTATTGGCTGCAGGAGTAGCACCCATTTTGATCCATAGATATCTGTATCCGCCGGTTGCCGATGATGCAGCCGGTACGGTAACCGTTCCGGATAATGTTTGTGCGGTACCCTGGCAGATGGTTACCGTAGCTGCCGCCGGCGTTGTAATGGTAACACTTGTTGGCTGTGTACAGGTAACGCAGGGTGTAACAACAATTGTTTTGGAATATACTTTACTGGTTGGCTCTGCCAGGATGATGTCATCAATAACAAAATCATTTCCGCCGGAATTGCCCGGTTGCAATGCCTGCAACGTTGCATCCCCTTTCGCACGGATGGTTAATGTATATGCCCCATTGGATGGCGGTGTCCAGACAGTACTCAACTGGTTCCAGACATTGTCTTTTGTTGTATTGATACTTGCAATTGTCTGGTTGGTAACACCCGGACCATTTACTATGAAACTTACGCTGGAAAGAAGTGGATTTGCATTGCTGGCAAAATTAACGGCATTCGCCACCCATAACGAAAACAGATAACTCTGTCCGCCAATGGCATTGAAATCATAGGCAATCACATTTCCATCTGCCGTTTGCGGATCCACAAATAACATATTTCCGGTACCGGTTGTATGGTCGCCCAAATTCACACAATATCCACCGCATCCGGTAGTAGTAGGATTTTTCAGTACCTGAAAATTTCCCTGGGAATTTCCCTGGTTATACAATCCATTGGCCGTACCATATTTAAACCCATTGGCACCCAGTTCAAAATCACTGTTCTGTATTAAATTTGATGCAGGAAAACGTGCATACACGGTATACGTTGTTGTAACGGCAGGCGATACCGTAATTGTTTTACCGGTACCTACTACCGTACCTACCGGTGCTTCCCAGCGGTCAATTACCCCTACTTCTTCTCCTGTAACGGTATTGATTGCTTTTGCCGTTAGTGTTTTATTCGCTCCTACGCAGGCGCTCTGGCTTGGAATAACGTCGAAACAATCAGCGATCGGACCAACACTTACCGTTGCTGTTTGCAGTACAGGCCCGCCAAATAAAATATTGTCAATGGCAAAGTCATATCCGGTACCACCTTTCACCTGCTGTCTGATTTCGATAACTGCCTGTGTTGCCGTACCTGAATTCCAAACCACCTGATCGGTTTTCCAGCGGCCCACACCTGCATACTGGCCTTGACCATCTGTTGTAAACGTTGTAATTTTAACGTTGTTGATATAGATATCAAATTTTGTATCAATATCTGCTACGCGGGCTGTATTGGAAGGATCTGAATTCCAGGAAATGTTTGCATGATCCATGGAAAACGTATAATTCTGATTCTGGCTTAGTCCCGGAACTGTTTGTTTCCAGATGATACTTCCCGGCTGGTACGTCTGGAAACCATCTGAGTATAAAAATCTTCCGGAACCTTTCATTTGTGCGGCAGGCGAGGGTGTTGCAGAAGCACTCCAGTAAGACTGCTGTTCTGTTACGTAGGTATCAATGCGGTACTGCCCGCTGGAAGGCGTTCCGGTAGTATTTGTCATGTCACTCGTAAAACCGGTATTGCCGGCTTCAAAGTCACCGTTGATGATAGACGGACCGGTGAACACCTGAGCTGTAGCTGTAAAATTTAATGTTCCGGTAGCGTTTAATGTTACTTCCGTGATTTTTGAATTGGGAGACGTTGCCAGTGATGCCGGAGTCCAGGCTACAGAACCGATGTTTGATCCATACGCTTCAACCGTAACCTTGTCTCCGACACAATAACTCGCTTTCGGATTATTTACCCGTGCAAATAAGGAACGTTCAGAAACCGTTACCGTTGCTTCCTGGTAACAGCTGACTTTGTTGAGATCTGCGGCAACTTTAACTTCACGGACTGAATAAACACCCGCCTGATTCACATTGATATGTATTAAGCCTGCTCCGCCTGTAGTAGCCACACCATCTTTATACCATTGAAAATAGTTTGACGTGCTTTCATATACGGTAACATCCAGATCGGTATTGTCTGTGCCGCTCACAATGATCGGATTTGATGCTACCACAACACCGGTTACAAGAACGGGTACGCAACAGCCTGTTGTCGTTTTTTTAGCTGCAGGTGTAAATCTATATGGGCAATAAGTATCTGTTTCCCATTTATAGATCATTGATCTTCCTGCATTCGATGATCCGGTAATATTAATACCTGCAGTATTGTTAATTGGAAATGTAGTAGCTGTGTTCAGCATGGCAAGATCCAGCTGATTTGTTCCGATTGCAACTGTTCCTGGCGTTGGCGATGCCGGGTTTGTAACAACACTCATTGTATAGGAACCAGCCGGAGTATCAATAAATACCGGTACACGCAATAAGTATACATTTGTTGTTACTCTTGTAAGGTTTGTTGAATTGAAATAATAAATTGCCGAATACTTTGTACCTATCTGTACCTGAACATACCATGTTCTACCCGGATCTACATAATAGGAGAAAAATGGAATCGTAACATAATTTATACGTGTCTCAAGCGTAGATGTAAAATTCATACTATAGCCGGTTGCCGGTGCTACTGCATGGTTTTCAGCTGTTGGATTATTTAAGCTGAATGTTGCAGGCTTTTCCTTTACATACCAGAAGGTACGGTTGTCCCAGCCTGGCGTTACTGGTGTAGGTGAAGGGGTTGTATATCTGTATGGGGAAACAAAATACGTACCCGCAGTATTTTCTCCGTAATTTCTATCCAGTGTATCAACAATAACTGTTCCGGCAGCATTGTATACAGGTTCATACCAGTGGTATTTGGCAGTAGGATCGGGGTTGGTTATTGTCCATTCCGCATAGGAATTCTCACACCAGTCTTTTACCGTAAACGTTTCTGTACCGCACTGCGCAAAACTATAGAATGATAACAGTATAAAAACAATACCAAGTAAGTATCTACTAATCCCGCCTCTATGCTTCTTCATTTTCATATGTATATAATTCTGTAATTATTTTTTTGGATTTATCCATTAGTTCCCCAACTTGTGGGGTAGCTTCTATACTTAATACATTTTTTTATGTAAAAGTAACTTTTGGCATTTCACGTTACCAATCTTCCTTCGATTAATCCTATGTGTATTGCAACAACTTATTTTACAACCTGAATATACCCTGAAAAAGTTTCTTTTACTCTTTCCGTATGCAGGTCTATGATGTAAAAATACGTTCCATCGGGCAATACTTCTCCGTTTCTGTAATTTGTTGCATCCCATTGTTTTGGATATCCGGCACTTTTCCAGACCAGATTCCCCCAACGGTTGTAAATCAGAATCTCTGCATCGGGGAAATTCTGTATGTTTTCAATATCCCAGGTATCATTTACACCATCCCCATTTACGGTTATAACATTCGGAATTTTTATTTTCTTCTCTACAATAACGGTTACTGCATCTGAACCGGAGCAAACGTTTCCATTATTATATGCCACTAGGGTATATACGGTAGTAAGCGCCGGTACTGTAAGGGATGGCTGTAACACATACGCATCACTTAAAGATGCTGCCGGAATCCATACATAGTTGGTTGCATTGCTGCTTACAGATCCGTTCAATGAAATGGTTTCCCCTTCAACTGCATATATGTCTGTGCCTGCATTTGCCGTAGGGCTTTCCCACATAATTACTTCAACCGTATCCGAACTGCTGCATGCTCCGTTATCCTCAACAAGTACATATTCCGCGCCCGGGAAATCACTTACAGGAACAATGTACTGGGTCGTAGTTGCACCCGGAATAACAGCACCGTCTTTATACCATTGCAATGTTCCGCCTGTATTCCCTTTGATTTTTAAACGTACTTCATAGGGTGTACAAATGGTGGTATCATTATTTATGATGTCCGGACGTGGTTTTGGAATTATATCCAGCTGCAGTGTTTCCGACCTTGCCGTTGAAGGACTTGCACAAACAAGATCTGTGGTCATAACTACATATACCTGCTGACCTGCTGCTGGTGCCGCTGCTGGTGTATAGGTCTGATTTGTTTCAGATGGAACAGGCGTATTTGTTATTCCGTCGTACCATTGATAGGTTGTTACCGCACCTGCTCCCTGAACAGGTACGGCCGTATATGTAACGCTTGTAATTGTATCACATACGGTACCGGCAGGACTTGAGCTGATTGCTACCTTTGGTTCAATAACATCCTGAACAGTAAGCAGCACAATGCTTTCGGCTGTACCTGAATTACAAACAAATGATGAGCTAAGACGTACTTTGTAATACGTGCCATTATCTGTTACCTGCGGATTAACAACTGTGTAAGATGCTGCAGCAGCCCCTGTCACCGGCGACCATGGCCCGGCTGATGAAGCGGATGTAAACCATTCAAAAACCGGAGCGGTGCCTTCACCCTTGAATACAGGAGCAAAGGTAACATCTGAACCAATACAGGTTGATGCATCCATCATGGCGATATTTACTGTATTGATTGAATCAACATGCACATGTACTATGTTTGTTGTGTCAATGTTACAAACGGTTGTAACAATACGGGCATACCAGATAGAATCTGTTAATACAGGCGTTGTGTAAGATACCTGATTGTTTGTACCGGATGCTGCACTCCAATTCATGCCTTTATCCGTAGATTGAATCCATTCATACGTTAAGCTGTTTGGTTCACCGCCGCCAGACACTGGAGTAATTTCCAGAACAGCAATCGATTTCCCGCTGCAAATAGTTGTATCCCCTGAAAGCACACCTGGTGTGAGCGGATCATATACATTAACAGCAACCGTACTTGTATACGATGTATCACAGGTGCCAGGCCCCATGCCCACGCGCCTTCTGTAGTATGTTGTATCGGTAAGCAGATTGTTTTCGGTAAACGTTAATCCTGTCTCTCCACTTATATCTGTCCAGAATATATTGTCTGTAGATTTTTGCCATTGATACGATTCCGAGCCCGGGCCTCCGCTGCCATTGCTTGCTGCAGCCACATTACTAAAAACTGTCAACGGAGCCGTATTGTAACAGATTGTAGTTGTGGGCCCTGCTATCTGTCCCGGATCTACTCCGTTTACCACGTCTACGAATATTGAATTTGTTGGTGTTCCCGCGCATATACCTGAAGAATCTATCCGTCTGAAATAGGTTCTTGTAAATATGTCCGGTGATTGATACGTGCTGCCTGTTGCTCCGGCTATATCGGTGAAGGTTGTATTGTCCCCGGACTCCTGCCATTTATATGTATATATAGCTGTTCCTCCTGATGCCGGTGTACTTTCTCTAAATTCAGACACCGGGCTGCCTGCACATACAACGGTATCTCTTCCTACAGTTCCTGCAACGGTTGGTGCATCAACCTGAATGGTTATAATATTTGTCGATACTTTCGGACACACACCTGCTGAGTCAATACGTATGTAATAAGAAGTAGTTGTCAGTGCCGGCGCCTGATACGTTTTTAAATTTGATCCGATAAGTATGGATGTGCCCGCAACGGTTTTAAAACTATCGGTTGACACATACCACTGATGTCTGTATGGTGTTCCGCTTCCGCCTGTTGCCGCTGCTGTTTCTGTGAACACTGCTGGTACTGTTCCCGAACAGATTGTATCAGAAGCCGCAATAACAGCAGGTGTTATGATTGGGGTATGCACACCGATTGCTATACCTGCAGAAGTTGTTGTACAGGCAGCAGGAGCTGTTAAGCCATCCTGAACAATTAAATAATAGGTGCCGGAATCTGCAGGTGCTACTGCAGGTATTGTTAAATCGGCATAGGTTAAAGATGGTCCATACAGAACGCTACTGCCCTGGGAATTGATTCTTCTCCAGGAGAAATAATACCCATCCTGAGGAGCGGGCAAGGTGTCAATAATGTCTTTTGCCAGGTGCAGGGCATTACCTGTACATAAGGTATCATTTCCTCCCACGAGTTGTGCTGTAACTGAAACAGGTTTTTTGCACGCAGGCGGTATAACCACACAGTTTTTATAAACAACAACCTTCGTTTTCAATGTGTCCATACAAACCGTTGCTCCTGCACCATCCTGAATAATTAAATAATAGGTGCCGGAATCTGCTTCAACCGCAGCCCTTGCCGTTACAGGGAAGTCTTCATATTTCACCGGACCGCGTGTTTCCTGTAATAATCCATCCCGATAATGTTTCCAGGTAAAATAATAACCGCCATTTATCGAAGCCTTTCCGGTACTATCAACAATTCCTTTTAACTGAAACATACTTCCTATGGATTCGCATAAGGTATCGTTTTCGATCGGCATGATAGTGTCCGCTACAACCGAATTGTTCACGCGCACCTTTATGTAATTTGTTGCTACAGCCGGACAGAATTTAACTGAATCTTTACGCACATAATATTGTGTTACTGCCGGAGATGCCGGATTATAGGTAACACCCGTTGCTCCGCTGATTTTTGTTAACGCTGGTGTAGCTGTTGTATCGTTGGTTGTATACCATTGCTGTGCTATAATGGTACCGGCATAATTTGCAGCGGGTGCAACTTCTGTTAAAACAGCTGCCGCATCACCTTTACAGATTTCCTGATGCTTTTCAATGATTGCTTTTTTAGCAATGCCCTGATTGATTACAATGCGTACCGATATGGTATCCATGCATTTTTTTGCAAGCTTTCCATCCTGAACAATGAGGTAATACATACCAGAGTCGGTAAGTACTGCTGCCCTGGTTGCTGCCAGGAAATTTTTATAAGGCAACGGCCCGCTTGTTGTGATTAATGCACCGTCCCGGTAGTGCTGCCAGGTAAAATAATATCCGCCGTTTTTAGAAGCACGCGCTCCGGTGGAATCTGCCAGGTTAATGGCCGCAGACAGATTGAAATTCTCCCCAATACATAGTGTATCTCTGAGAATCGGCTGTATACTGGTTATGTTAGGAGTATTATTTACCCGGATGGTATCTACATTCGTTACGGCATTTGCACATACACCGGATGAATCTATTCTTCTGTAATACGTGGTTGCTGTAGGCGAGCCTATTGTTAGTCCGGTAGCCGTAATGCTGAACGGAGCAACGTCTGTCCACGGACCGGTTCCGGAAACGGCGGAGCGCTGCCATTTA
It encodes the following:
- a CDS encoding gliding motility-associated C-terminal domain-containing protein translates to MKKHRGGISRYLLGIVFILLSFYSFAQCGTETFTVKDWCENSYAEWTITNPDPTAKYHWYEPVYNAAGTVIVDTLDRNYGENTAGTYFVSPYRYTTPSPTPVTPGWDNRTFWYVKEKPATFSLNNPTAENHAVAPATGYSMNFTSTLETRINYVTIPFFSYYVDPGRTWYVQVQIGTKYSAIYYFNSTNLTRVTTNVYLLRVPVFIDTPAGSYTMSVVTNPASPTPGTVAIGTNQLDLAMLNTATTFPINNTAGINITGSSNAGRSMIYKWETDTYCPYRFTPAAKKTTTGCCVPVLVTGVVVASNPIIVSGTDNTDLDVTVYESTSNYFQWYKDGVATTGGAGLIHINVNQAGVYSVREVKVAADLNKVSCYQEATVTVSERSLFARVNNPKASYCVGDKVTVEAYGSNIGSVAWTPASLATSPNSKITEVTLNATGTLNFTATAQVFTGPSIINGDFEAGNTGFTSDMTNTTGTPSSGQYRIDTYVTEQQSYWSASATPSPAAQMKGSGRFLYSDGFQTYQPGSIIWKQTVPGLSQNQNYTFSMDHANISWNSDPSNTARVADIDTKFDIYINNVKITTFTTDGQGQYAGVGRWKTDQVVWNSGTATQAVIEIRQQVKGGTGYDFAIDNILFGGPVLQTATVSVGPIADCFDVIPSQSACVGANKTLTAKAINTVTGEEVGVIDRWEAPVGTVVGTGKTITVSPAVTTTYTVYARFPASNLIQNSDFELGANGFKYGTANGLYNQGNSQGNFQVLKNPTTTGCGGYCVNLGDHTTGTGNMLFVDPQTADGNVIAYDFNAIGGQSYLFSLWVANAVNFASNANPLLSSVSFIVNGPGVTNQTIASINTTKDNVWNQLSTVWTPPSNGAYTLTIRAKGDATLQALQPGNSGGNDFVIDDIILAEPTSKVYSKTIVVTPCVTCTQPTSVTITTPAAATVTICQGTAQTLSGTVTVPAASSATGGYRYLWIKMGATPAANTVLTSGAITPAINTATAVPDYTGITGALTDAGKYILRVEDGTAGNPTCFRDDTLTLVINPTTVAGSIAAAQTICTGGDPVAFTSVAATGGNGTTYSYVWEKSINGAAYADITPAVTTATFDEGVLTNAGTTAMTVDYRRKVTSGACPQVTTAAVRITVNPAIVAGIVAADQTICSGGDPAAFTVTATPTGGTGTYTYQWQSASALAGTYTNIASATGATYDVPSGLTATTYYRRVDASGTCTTVNTNVITVTVQPALVPGTVTADQTICYNTAPAAFTSTAAASGGNGTSYAYQWQTSTTAAGVYTDIAGATNAAFTDATLLTADKYYRRKVTSGTVATCNIAYTAAIHITVSPDLVVGSIGTAQTICTGTAPATLTSISLPTGGKTPYTYQWQSSPDNGTTPWSNIGSATSVDYTPGTLSTDMYYRRSDISAGGCGTLYTASIKITVDPLVTAAVISSDQSICSGAAPSQIGGAAAAGGSTTATAGYVWEVSTTSGSADFSAISGATLKDYTPGTLTVDTWYRRVDKKGTCAGVASNAVKISIVAVAPATVSLSRLPSGPICEGTNVTFTASVGNGGTPAYVWTSSVTGALASTTDTYSSTTLVDGEVITVDITSSLSCANPKTATASSTMVVNTKVTPTISITADKTTICPSESVTFSITAQTNQGTAPAGPTYQWQTNKSGTYQNISGATNSTYIASSVTNGESFRVVMTTGLTCVTSATAVSTPVAVTVTPVPTLSVSIAADKATICSGNAVQFTATATGSGSTPAPTYEWFIGAAGSETSQGAGSTTANPYSTTSLTTTAALSPQTYSIYVRATSNATCASTTPAQSAAVTVTVNAGVGAGTITTTLLTICNNTVPGAITEASAASGGTSPTYTWEESIDNGAWGPATGTVSGTGFTPSGAKTGTKVSYRRIVTYTSIPAPCNTAMSNIIDITVNPALVAGVIQDDQIICSGLVPAALTQVSAPTGGTGSYTYQWQSSTTGTAGSFSNIGGATTSGYAPGALTATTYYQRVETSGTCGSVTGNMVTITVSTPEVVTAQINDPGQVCEGSVPMVFTATTTGSGTLTYAWTLDGAPVGTNSSTYSYNPTTASDAGKKVKVVVTTSIGCNAGPGISNEVALNIVVSSMPSVSITGAPAVQCSGLPVRFTVSNTTAGGNNPTYQWFIESQAGVATAVSGATNTSFTSTGLTAGDKVYVELTSNLGCALGTNPHASNKIAPAILATPAPVINETPLPICSPEGFEFTAVVGSATPPNTLQWYKDGVAISGATTSIYKAFESGLYSIEESNAACGTISTEVPLTVIQTPVANAGSDITVKEGEQVTLNGSGGVIYSWSPDTGLDDASSATPKLTADKTIMYILTVRDATGQCHDDDEVMVFVERPIKVPNVITVNGDGVNDTWEIENIESFPNAEFLIYNRWGNLVWKSTGYPKEWDATNFRNGEVLPDGTYFYIIDLHSTIYTEAYTGYIQVVK